The following proteins are encoded in a genomic region of Dyadobacter sp. UC 10:
- the neuC gene encoding UDP-N-acetylglucosamine 2-epimerase, whose product MRKVCVVITARATYGRAKTLLSAIQQHPDLTLQLVAAGSALLERYGHVVTQIENDGFFIDARISNSSITDDATSAAVTTASGISELARIFERIRPDVVVTVADRFETMSTAVAAAYMNIPLAHVQGGEVTGNIDEKVRHAISKMADVHFVATSEARKRLIRMGEVPETVFYTGCPSLDIVMEVLKNPELDFDPYKLYGGIGSQPNLTDPFLTVLQHPVTTEPDLSEEQLNSTLSAIISLQLPALWFLPNADRGTAGTFNRISTFYAQNTLLPFHFFNNMRPEHFLKILKNCACFIGNSSCGIREGATLGVPAVNIGTRQKGRERGQNVLDAEHRSDSIFEAAQRQISRAHFPPDFIYGKGNAGQQIANLLAIIPLSIEKKITY is encoded by the coding sequence ATGCGAAAAGTCTGCGTTGTAATTACCGCCAGGGCTACTTATGGCCGGGCTAAAACTTTATTGAGTGCGATCCAGCAACATCCTGACCTTACTTTGCAGCTGGTAGCAGCCGGCAGCGCTTTGTTGGAAAGATACGGTCACGTAGTAACTCAGATTGAAAATGACGGTTTTTTTATAGATGCGCGGATCTCCAACTCATCTATAACGGACGACGCAACCTCTGCTGCTGTTACGACTGCCTCAGGAATCAGCGAACTTGCGCGCATATTCGAAAGGATCAGGCCGGATGTGGTCGTCACTGTTGCTGATAGATTTGAAACGATGTCGACCGCCGTGGCAGCAGCTTATATGAACATACCGTTGGCCCACGTCCAGGGAGGAGAAGTGACTGGCAATATTGATGAGAAAGTTCGGCATGCAATCAGTAAAATGGCTGATGTTCATTTCGTTGCGACATCAGAGGCCCGTAAACGGTTGATCCGAATGGGCGAAGTGCCGGAGACAGTATTTTACACGGGTTGTCCGTCGCTGGATATTGTCATGGAAGTCCTCAAAAATCCTGAACTGGATTTTGATCCATATAAACTGTATGGCGGAATTGGTAGCCAACCGAATTTGACCGATCCCTTTCTTACTGTTCTACAGCATCCCGTCACAACGGAGCCTGATCTTTCAGAAGAGCAGCTTAACAGTACATTAAGTGCCATTATTTCCCTTCAACTTCCTGCGCTGTGGTTTTTACCCAATGCCGATCGCGGTACCGCCGGAACATTCAATAGGATTAGCACTTTTTATGCACAGAACACACTTTTGCCATTTCACTTTTTCAATAACATGCGTCCCGAACATTTTCTTAAAATCCTCAAAAACTGCGCTTGTTTCATAGGAAATTCTAGCTGTGGGATTCGTGAGGGGGCAACGCTGGGTGTGCCTGCGGTCAATATCGGTACCAGACAAAAAGGGAGGGAGCGAGGACAGAATGTACTGGATGCCGAGCACAGAAGCGACTCCATATTTGAAGCTGCGCAAAGGCAGATATCACGTGCGCATTTTCCACCCGACTTCATTTATGGAAAGGGGAATGCAGGGCAGCAAATCGCAAATCTGCTTGCTATTATACCATTAAGTATCGAGAAAAAGATCACTTATTAA
- a CDS encoding N-acetylneuraminate synthase family protein, which translates to MENIYMICEVGQAHEGSITLAHAYIDAVAKSGINAIKFQVHLADAESGPYDSFRQVFPFADTTRMAYWKRMEFTKAQWAELRQHCEYYGLDFIASPFSVAAVNLLHEIGVTTFKIGSGETENFLMLDRIGAIAKEIILSTGMSTFCELDATISYLKKYQCALCIMQCTTAYPTDPEQWGLNVIQELRQRYGLPTGFSDHSGAIFACLAAATLGARLLEFHVTFDKRMLGPDASSSLTVDEIFRLVEGVRAIEYALKNPVDKADNSSFRILKAQFGKSLAINKSMKKGQFISLADLESKKPAGLGIPPGSYQQILGKVLTRDTQQWDFITENHF; encoded by the coding sequence ATGGAGAACATTTACATGATTTGTGAGGTCGGTCAGGCGCATGAAGGAAGCATCACACTAGCCCATGCATACATCGATGCAGTTGCCAAATCGGGTATCAATGCAATCAAATTTCAAGTGCATCTGGCTGATGCAGAAAGTGGTCCCTACGATAGTTTCAGGCAAGTATTCCCGTTTGCCGACACCACAAGAATGGCATATTGGAAAAGAATGGAGTTTACCAAGGCGCAATGGGCTGAGCTGAGGCAGCATTGTGAATACTACGGTCTCGACTTTATCGCGAGTCCGTTTTCAGTAGCTGCCGTAAATCTTCTGCATGAAATAGGAGTGACCACATTCAAAATAGGCTCGGGAGAAACAGAAAATTTTCTAATGCTCGACAGGATAGGGGCGATTGCGAAGGAAATTATCCTTTCCACCGGAATGAGTACATTCTGTGAGCTCGACGCAACTATTTCATACTTAAAAAAATACCAGTGCGCGCTTTGCATTATGCAATGTACAACTGCCTACCCAACCGATCCGGAACAATGGGGATTGAATGTTATTCAGGAACTGAGACAGAGGTACGGTTTGCCGACTGGTTTCTCTGATCATTCGGGCGCGATTTTCGCCTGTCTGGCGGCCGCGACGCTGGGAGCCAGACTGCTGGAATTTCATGTGACTTTCGACAAAAGAATGCTTGGTCCCGACGCTTCCTCCTCCCTCACGGTGGATGAAATATTCAGGTTGGTAGAAGGAGTGCGCGCAATTGAATATGCATTGAAAAACCCGGTGGATAAAGCAGACAATTCATCGTTTCGAATCCTAAAAGCCCAGTTCGGAAAGTCTCTGGCTATCAACAAAAGCATGAAAAAAGGACAGTTTATAAGCCTTGCAGACCTCGAATCAAAAAAGCCCGCCGGATTGGGAATTCCGCCGGGGAGTTACCAACAGATCCTTGGGAAAGTATTGACCCGGGACACGCAGCAATGGGATTTTATAACCGAAAACCATTTTTGA
- a CDS encoding GumC family protein, with translation MADENLALVTSLRPDGNSVFDSEFLKEIFQRWPLFLFCLLASLLVAAVFLRYATPQYLVESSLLIRDDSRGANFEDAAALENLGLSSVSSSIDNEIEILRSRSLVESIVDALALNISYFAAGSVKTTELYGKSPFTIDFLAKEQLRSKPGVYQVSLLQGNSFRIDNGKKTIVGEFNDTMTLDHGRAIISRTGHIFSPDDNYSVIISDREQVIKALSANLSISVANKFASLIELSIRETIPEKGEAILAALIGQYISNNISDKNRVADNTLAFINENLSHISAELGAVESNIAEFRKANQLLNIEEESRQLIHQAGVAGNQFKEYSIRLKIVDAIVRYIIENPARSIPSSLIQQEANFAELGRKYNDLLLTRTRNLISVNKAHPAILAIDDQIAALRSDLLSALKNQQTELKISLDAFRQNGEEYERDISRIPSRQRVYLDYTRQQQIKQELYLFLLKKQMETSISRSATVGNTKIIDPPKADSNPVTPNRRLVFLISACIGLGIPAASLHFSRILGDRIANKKILIQYCKAPLIADISYQRKTRSQFLQPDSKSLLSEQFRTLRVNMLFASGPGSCQTIMITSGVAGEGKSFVAANLAQSFSINNKKVLLIELDLRKPSLAGYLELDPAGFTEYMFGKADAMSVIQNAGSKEGFDVITSGFPPPNPAELLSTTRFERLMAMMKEKYDHIIIDTPPVGLVSDAHMLRPFVNFTLYVFRQGLSGRQQIEDLNKLFTENRLASPHLIYNGYRQATRHYQYYEGDDKSRLSKWIQNFKLTKC, from the coding sequence ATGGCGGATGAAAATTTGGCGCTCGTCACCAGTTTAAGGCCTGACGGCAATAGTGTCTTTGATAGTGAATTTTTGAAAGAAATCTTTCAACGCTGGCCCCTTTTTCTGTTTTGTTTACTGGCCAGCCTTCTTGTTGCTGCTGTTTTTCTGAGGTATGCGACACCTCAATATCTGGTGGAGTCTTCATTGCTGATCAGGGACGATTCAAGAGGGGCGAATTTTGAGGATGCAGCCGCATTGGAAAATTTGGGTCTGTCGTCTGTAAGTAGCAGTATTGATAATGAAATCGAAATTCTGCGAAGCCGAAGTCTGGTGGAAAGTATTGTAGATGCACTTGCGCTCAATATCAGCTATTTCGCCGCAGGTAGTGTGAAAACTACGGAGCTTTATGGCAAGTCGCCCTTTACAATCGACTTTCTCGCCAAAGAACAACTGAGAAGCAAACCTGGTGTATATCAAGTATCGCTGTTGCAGGGAAATTCATTCCGGATTGATAACGGGAAGAAGACAATTGTCGGGGAATTCAATGACACCATGACACTGGATCATGGAAGGGCGATTATATCCAGGACCGGTCATATTTTTTCCCCTGACGACAATTATTCCGTGATTATTTCGGATAGGGAACAGGTTATAAAGGCGTTAAGCGCAAATTTGTCCATATCGGTCGCTAATAAATTCGCCAGTCTGATTGAACTCTCGATCAGGGAAACCATCCCGGAGAAGGGTGAGGCAATTCTGGCAGCGTTGATAGGTCAGTATATCAGCAACAATATCAGCGATAAAAACCGCGTCGCGGATAATACGCTGGCTTTCATCAATGAAAACCTCTCTCATATATCTGCGGAGCTGGGTGCGGTTGAAAGCAACATAGCAGAATTTCGTAAAGCAAACCAACTCCTCAATATAGAGGAGGAAAGTCGGCAATTGATACATCAAGCTGGCGTTGCTGGAAATCAATTCAAGGAATATTCGATCCGGTTAAAGATCGTTGATGCTATCGTCAGATATATAATCGAAAACCCGGCGCGCAGCATTCCCAGCTCTTTGATACAGCAGGAAGCAAATTTTGCTGAGCTGGGCAGGAAGTACAATGATTTGCTCCTGACACGGACCAGGAACTTAATTTCGGTCAACAAGGCACATCCGGCTATCTTGGCTATTGATGATCAAATTGCTGCGTTACGATCAGATCTTTTGTCGGCGTTAAAAAACCAGCAGACTGAATTAAAAATAAGTCTGGATGCATTTCGTCAAAACGGGGAGGAATATGAGCGTGACATTTCCAGAATACCTTCCAGGCAAAGAGTTTATCTTGATTATACCAGGCAACAGCAAATTAAGCAGGAACTGTATCTCTTTTTGCTGAAAAAACAAATGGAGACATCTATTTCCAGGTCGGCAACGGTCGGAAATACAAAGATTATCGATCCTCCGAAAGCAGATTCGAATCCTGTTACTCCCAACAGACGGCTCGTATTCCTCATATCGGCCTGTATTGGTCTCGGTATTCCAGCAGCAAGCCTGCATTTTTCCAGAATTTTAGGAGACAGGATTGCCAATAAAAAAATCCTCATTCAGTATTGCAAAGCACCTTTGATCGCCGACATAAGTTATCAGAGGAAGACCCGTTCGCAATTTTTACAACCAGATAGTAAAAGTCTACTTTCTGAGCAATTCAGGACACTCAGGGTCAATATGCTTTTTGCATCGGGCCCGGGAAGTTGCCAAACGATCATGATTACCTCAGGGGTTGCCGGCGAAGGGAAGTCCTTCGTTGCCGCCAACCTTGCGCAATCCTTTTCGATAAACAATAAAAAGGTGCTGCTTATTGAGTTGGATCTTCGTAAACCTTCACTAGCAGGGTACCTGGAATTAGATCCGGCCGGTTTTACGGAATATATGTTCGGAAAGGCAGATGCAATGTCTGTAATTCAAAACGCAGGATCCAAAGAAGGCTTTGATGTAATTACCTCCGGTTTTCCTCCCCCTAACCCCGCTGAGCTGCTATCAACCACCAGATTTGAAAGGTTAATGGCGATGATGAAAGAGAAGTATGACCATATCATCATCGACACGCCGCCGGTCGGACTTGTATCAGATGCGCACATGCTCAGGCCATTCGTCAATTTCACATTGTATGTTTTCAGGCAAGGCCTTAGCGGCAGGCAGCAAATAGAGGACCTGAACAAGCTGTTCACAGAAAATCGTTTAGCAAGTCCTCACTTGATTTACAATGGTTACAGGCAGGCTACTCGCCACTATCAATATTATGAAGGCGATGACAAGAGCCGTTTATCAAAATGGATACAAAATTTTAAACTAACGAAATGCTAA
- the glf gene encoding UDP-galactopyranose mutase produces MKQYDYLIVGAGLWGSVFAHEATKRGKKCLVIDRRSHTGGNVYCENVEGINVHKYGAHIFHTNDKDVWDYVNSFVEFNRYTNSPIANFNGELYNLPFNMNTFYQLWKVRTPAEAKEKIRQQVEAAGIKDPQNLEEQAISLVGTDIYEKLIKAYTEKQWGRKATELPAFIIKRLPVRFTFDNNYFNDRYQGIPIGGYNKLTEGLLQGVEVRLGVDFFKEREALTALAGTVVYTGPIDEYFDFRFGQLEYRSLRFENQLLDQENYQGNAVVNYTDGETPFTRIIEHKHFEFGTQPKTVITHEYPQEWVKGAEPYYPVNDDKNTSVFNQYKTLASQEEKVIFGGRLAEYRYYDMHQVVASALKKVKVHFAE; encoded by the coding sequence ATGAAACAATACGATTATCTGATAGTTGGTGCGGGTTTATGGGGTTCAGTTTTTGCTCATGAAGCGACTAAGCGCGGAAAGAAATGTCTGGTAATAGATCGCAGATCACATACCGGCGGAAACGTTTATTGCGAAAATGTAGAAGGAATCAATGTCCACAAATATGGTGCACACATTTTTCATACAAACGATAAGGACGTCTGGGATTATGTAAATTCTTTTGTCGAATTCAACAGGTACACCAATTCCCCAATTGCTAATTTCAACGGAGAGCTCTATAATCTTCCGTTCAATATGAACACCTTCTATCAGCTTTGGAAGGTACGCACGCCCGCAGAGGCCAAAGAGAAGATCAGGCAACAAGTTGAAGCCGCTGGTATTAAAGACCCTCAAAATCTGGAAGAACAGGCAATATCACTGGTCGGTACGGACATCTATGAAAAGTTGATCAAGGCGTATACAGAAAAACAGTGGGGACGTAAAGCAACAGAGCTGCCTGCGTTTATTATCAAGCGATTACCAGTTCGGTTTACATTTGATAATAACTATTTCAACGACCGCTACCAGGGAATTCCGATCGGAGGTTACAACAAGCTGACGGAGGGACTTCTGCAAGGCGTGGAAGTGAGACTTGGGGTTGACTTTTTTAAGGAGCGCGAGGCGCTGACTGCACTTGCAGGAACGGTCGTTTATACCGGTCCAATAGATGAATACTTCGATTTCCGTTTTGGCCAGCTTGAGTACAGGAGTCTTCGTTTTGAGAACCAACTGCTGGATCAGGAGAATTATCAAGGTAATGCAGTAGTAAATTATACCGACGGTGAGACGCCATTTACGCGAATTATTGAACATAAACACTTTGAATTCGGTACACAGCCCAAAACTGTGATCACTCATGAGTATCCTCAGGAATGGGTAAAAGGAGCTGAACCCTACTATCCAGTCAACGATGATAAGAATACTTCGGTCTTTAATCAATATAAGACGCTGGCTTCGCAGGAGGAGAAAGTAATCTTTGGAGGCCGCTTGGCAGAATATCGTTACTATGATATGCATCAGGTTGTGGCTTCGGCATTGAAAAAAGTCAAAGTCCATTTCGCTGAATAA
- a CDS encoding OmpA family protein — MKKVSQLICSFALGAMMALPSLAQPLEQPNSPDYNPKATYDGPYKLNTWSISAHFGPSMFFGDLREYDFWPVTKTSADSHKESGTIQGGLTLNKQLSYWFGSRLDVSLGNLRGMKRRNYNRYFEGNYFDVSVAGTVNLKGLLMGPNKMKRWKVDAYVGVGQVFYNSDAYDLTGGVKLRETGSMNDWIVPTGLNVNYEVTKRIDIGLDFRLTHTNSDFLDATYGGDYDRTENLNLIKDHRTSRKGNSELDSYGYGAVQVTYKLGKNPLKVAKVDGKWDYKPEEGGYYHLRYTDPKALIKPPKILTLEEMDSVAKANRPKDIDPRLLLDTDGDGVSDFFDKEPNSPAGSIVDGGGRVLDFDAYVKNALKNGAACAEIFANVMFDTDKNTIKPEAQEMLKNVAKLMNLNGCRLQLAGHTDRRASDRYNIALSRRRVDAVKNYLINEAGLTDPSKVIVDYFGSFKPIADSARREGLQKNRRVELKLLP, encoded by the coding sequence ATGAAAAAAGTATCCCAGTTGATTTGTTCGTTTGCCTTGGGGGCAATGATGGCGCTGCCTTCATTGGCGCAACCGCTAGAGCAACCGAATTCTCCGGATTACAATCCCAAAGCAACCTATGATGGTCCCTACAAGCTGAACACCTGGTCAATTTCAGCGCATTTCGGCCCATCCATGTTCTTCGGTGATTTGAGAGAGTACGATTTCTGGCCTGTTACCAAAACATCAGCTGACAGCCACAAAGAATCCGGAACAATTCAAGGAGGCCTCACTTTAAACAAACAGCTTTCATACTGGTTCGGCTCACGTCTGGATGTATCGCTCGGTAACCTGAGAGGTATGAAACGCCGTAATTATAACCGTTATTTTGAGGGCAATTATTTTGATGTTTCTGTTGCCGGAACGGTGAATTTGAAAGGTCTTTTGATGGGACCTAATAAAATGAAGCGCTGGAAAGTAGATGCATATGTTGGAGTGGGACAAGTATTTTACAATTCCGACGCATATGACCTTACTGGCGGTGTTAAGTTGCGCGAAACCGGCAGCATGAATGACTGGATCGTTCCGACCGGATTGAACGTAAACTACGAAGTAACAAAAAGAATCGATATCGGACTTGACTTCCGTTTGACTCATACGAATTCTGATTTCCTGGATGCTACTTATGGTGGTGACTATGACAGGACTGAGAATCTGAATCTTATTAAAGATCATAGAACTTCCCGCAAAGGAAATTCTGAATTGGATAGCTACGGATACGGTGCTGTACAGGTAACTTACAAATTGGGTAAAAATCCATTGAAAGTTGCGAAAGTGGATGGCAAATGGGATTACAAACCTGAGGAAGGCGGATACTACCACCTGCGTTACACAGATCCTAAGGCGCTTATTAAGCCTCCAAAAATCCTTACGCTTGAAGAGATGGACTCTGTTGCAAAAGCAAATCGTCCAAAAGATATCGACCCAAGATTGTTGCTTGATACAGATGGTGACGGTGTTTCTGACTTCTTCGATAAAGAGCCAAATTCACCAGCAGGAAGTATTGTTGACGGTGGTGGCCGCGTTCTTGACTTCGACGCTTATGTTAAAAATGCACTTAAAAACGGTGCAGCTTGCGCAGAGATCTTTGCTAACGTGATGTTTGATACTGATAAAAACACGATCAAGCCTGAGGCTCAGGAAATGCTTAAAAATGTGGCGAAACTAATGAACCTGAACGGTTGCCGCCTGCAATTGGCTGGTCACACAGACCGTCGTGCATCTGACCGTTACAACATTGCACTTTCACGCCGCCGCGTTGATGCAGTTAAAAACTACCTGATCAACGAAGCAGGATTAACTGACCCGAGCAAAGTGATCGTTGATTACTTCGGATCATTCAAACCAATCGCTGACAGTGCTAGACGTGAAGGTCTTCAGAAAAACCGTCGTGTAGAACTTAAACTTCTTCCATAA
- the tgt gene encoding tRNA guanosine(34) transglycosylase Tgt, with the protein MKFTLEAKDPGSKARAGYIETDHGMIETPIFMPVGTAGTVKAVHQRELHDDVKAQIILGNTYHLYLRPGLDIISRAGGLHAFNGWDKPILTDSGGYQVYSLAGTGRKINEAGVVFKSHIDGGVHTFTPENVMDIQRTIGADIVMAFDECTPYPCEFSYARQSMEMTHRWLKRCCERFDSTVPLYGHNQTLFPIVQGSVYKDLRKQSAEFIASCQREGNAIGGLSVGEPAEIMYELTEVVCDILPADKPRYLMGVGTPANILECIALGVDMFDCVMPTRNARNGMIFTTEGVVNIRNEKWKDDFSPIDAGLGGYVSTFHSKAYLRHLVKSDEMLGAQIASVHNLTFYLWLVRSARERIKEGNFVSWKKEIEKKINQRL; encoded by the coding sequence ATGAAGTTTACATTAGAGGCGAAAGACCCGGGGTCGAAAGCGAGAGCAGGTTATATTGAAACGGATCACGGGATGATCGAAACCCCGATATTCATGCCCGTCGGCACAGCTGGAACTGTAAAGGCTGTGCATCAGCGGGAGCTGCATGACGATGTTAAGGCGCAGATCATTTTAGGAAACACATATCATTTGTATTTGCGCCCGGGACTGGATATCATCAGCAGGGCAGGGGGGCTGCATGCATTTAATGGCTGGGACAAACCAATCCTCACTGACAGCGGCGGATATCAGGTTTATTCGCTCGCAGGTACCGGCAGAAAAATCAATGAAGCAGGTGTGGTATTTAAGTCACACATTGACGGTGGCGTACACACATTCACGCCGGAAAATGTGATGGATATTCAGCGTACGATCGGTGCCGATATCGTAATGGCGTTCGATGAATGCACGCCGTATCCATGTGAATTCTCCTACGCGCGCCAATCCATGGAAATGACCCATCGCTGGCTGAAACGTTGTTGCGAGAGATTTGATAGTACTGTCCCGCTTTATGGACATAATCAGACCCTGTTCCCGATTGTGCAAGGCAGTGTTTATAAGGATCTCAGAAAACAATCTGCCGAGTTTATCGCTTCGTGCCAAAGGGAAGGAAATGCGATCGGAGGTCTGTCTGTGGGTGAGCCAGCCGAGATTATGTACGAGTTGACAGAGGTGGTTTGCGATATTTTGCCAGCAGATAAACCCCGGTACCTGATGGGTGTCGGCACGCCGGCCAACATCCTGGAATGTATCGCGCTCGGTGTAGATATGTTCGACTGTGTTATGCCCACTCGTAATGCCCGCAATGGCATGATTTTTACTACGGAAGGTGTGGTCAACATTCGCAATGAAAAGTGGAAGGACGATTTTTCGCCTATTGACGCCGGATTAGGTGGGTATGTAAGCACGTTTCACTCAAAAGCCTATTTGCGCCACTTGGTAAAGTCGGACGAAATGCTTGGCGCGCAGATCGCAAGTGTTCATAATCTTACATTTTATCTGTGGCTGGTGCGGAGTGCAAGGGAGAGGATCAAGGAAGGGAATTTTGTTTCCTGGAAGAAGGAAATAGAAAAAAAAATAAATCAACGTCTTTGA
- a CDS encoding glycosyltransferase produces MADSLLFALAAFVSVQLFYYLFFFTRLAFYGKGANYGNSRPGVTVLVCAWNEIENLKDLLPLLDAQDYPEFEVILLDDRSDDGSEDYIRSNIFQWRHIRYIRINDQFDHVTPKKYALTVGMKQAKYPIALMTDADCRPSSPHWITAMTSRVTEDKDIVLGFSPYTRSAGLLNWFIRCETFYTAVQYLSFAMAGMTYMGVGRNILYKRSVFFANKGFYKHKNVFGGDDDIFLNEVSTSSNTTVSIEEDSFVYSIPKTTWKDWYRQKQRHISVSTYYKTRNKVLLGLLSGSHIAIWFLGLTALAYGLIRQDFLYLQYLGIIVGARWVIQWFLLTIINLKLDKTVEWFSFLLMDFALFAYYTVFGFVTLIKRRPRRTWN; encoded by the coding sequence GTGGCCGATTCTTTACTCTTTGCGCTAGCGGCGTTCGTTTCTGTACAATTATTCTATTACCTCTTCTTTTTTACCAGGCTTGCATTTTACGGAAAAGGCGCGAATTATGGTAACTCGAGACCCGGAGTAACTGTACTGGTATGTGCGTGGAATGAGATAGAAAACCTGAAAGACTTACTCCCCCTGCTTGATGCACAGGATTACCCTGAATTTGAAGTAATCCTGCTCGATGACAGGTCCGACGACGGAAGTGAAGATTACATCCGCAGCAATATTTTTCAATGGCGGCATATCAGATATATACGGATCAACGATCAGTTTGATCATGTTACACCGAAAAAGTACGCTTTGACCGTCGGAATGAAACAGGCGAAATACCCGATCGCATTGATGACCGATGCCGATTGCCGCCCGTCTTCCCCCCACTGGATCACCGCAATGACTTCGCGGGTTACGGAGGATAAAGATATTGTGCTCGGATTCTCCCCTTACACCAGAAGCGCCGGGCTACTCAACTGGTTTATCCGCTGCGAAACCTTTTACACAGCAGTACAATATCTTTCTTTTGCGATGGCCGGCATGACGTACATGGGAGTCGGCCGCAACATATTATATAAGCGTTCGGTTTTCTTTGCCAATAAAGGTTTTTACAAACACAAGAATGTATTTGGCGGAGACGACGATATTTTCCTGAATGAAGTTTCCACCAGCTCCAATACCACTGTCTCGATCGAAGAAGATTCGTTTGTTTACTCTATCCCAAAAACGACCTGGAAAGACTGGTATCGGCAAAAACAGCGGCATATTTCGGTGAGTACCTATTACAAGACGCGGAATAAGGTATTGCTTGGCCTGCTTTCAGGCAGCCACATCGCGATCTGGTTTTTGGGACTGACGGCGCTCGCTTACGGGCTGATCAGGCAGGACTTTCTTTATTTGCAATACCTTGGCATTATTGTTGGGGCAAGGTGGGTAATCCAATGGTTTCTGCTGACCATAATCAATCTGAAGCTGGACAAAACGGTCGAGTGGTTTAGCTTTTTGCTGATGGATTTCGCATTATTTGCTTACTATACCGTTTTCGGATTTGTAACTTTAATTAAAAGAAGGCCACGCCGGACATGGAATTAA
- the rsmG gene encoding 16S rRNA (guanine(527)-N(7))-methyltransferase RsmG, with protein sequence MELINKYFPELTDDQKARFGEMEELYQYWNARVNVISRQDIDTLYERHILHSLGIAKVQGFKPGTSILDVGTGGGFPGIPLAIMFPEAQFHLVDSIGKKIRVVQEIADALKLTNIKAEQIRAEKLDDSYEFVVSRAVTRITPFVGWVKKNISRNSFHELRNGILYLKGGDLTEELAELKQKNRIYELSDYFSEEFFYTKKVVYVPL encoded by the coding sequence ATGGAATTAATCAATAAATACTTCCCCGAACTTACGGATGATCAGAAAGCCAGGTTCGGAGAAATGGAAGAATTGTATCAGTACTGGAATGCACGCGTCAACGTGATTTCACGGCAGGATATCGATACCTTATATGAAAGACACATTCTGCATTCGCTGGGTATCGCAAAAGTACAGGGGTTTAAGCCCGGCACTAGCATACTGGACGTTGGTACCGGCGGCGGTTTTCCGGGTATTCCGCTCGCAATTATGTTTCCTGAGGCGCAGTTTCACCTCGTAGACAGTATCGGTAAAAAGATCAGGGTCGTACAGGAAATCGCCGATGCGTTGAAGCTGACGAATATAAAAGCCGAGCAGATCCGGGCCGAAAAGCTGGATGATTCTTACGAATTTGTGGTGAGCCGGGCTGTAACCCGTATTACGCCATTTGTGGGTTGGGTCAAAAAGAACATCAGCCGCAATTCCTTTCATGAGCTCAGGAACGGAATTTTATACTTAAAAGGAGGCGACCTTACCGAGGAACTCGCGGAGCTAAAACAAAAGAACCGCATTTACGAGCTTTCAGATTATTTTAGCGAAGAATTCTTTTACACCAAAAAAGTCGTCTACGTACCTTTATAA
- a CDS encoding ISAon1 family transposase N-terminal region protein produces MESFLPLIELILPDFIIENYLLTHVEKSEERYHVYLEEKNYPEADPIKADLLSKGYFPTITLQDFPIRGHKVFLHIKRRRWLNTKTGKVVHRDWTEVAEGTRMTIEFADFLKEIGGYEG; encoded by the coding sequence TTGGAGAGTTTCCTGCCGCTTATCGAGTTAATCTTACCGGATTTTATAATTGAGAATTACTTACTGACCCATGTAGAGAAGTCAGAGGAACGTTATCACGTCTATTTGGAAGAGAAAAATTATCCAGAAGCTGATCCAATAAAGGCAGACTTGCTCTCCAAAGGTTATTTCCCCACCATTACCCTGCAGGATTTCCCAATTCGGGGCCACAAGGTATTCCTTCATATTAAACGTCGTAGGTGGCTCAATACCAAGACTGGCAAAGTTGTCCATAGAGACTGGACAGAAGTAGCAGAAGGCACGCGAATGACTATTGAATTCGCGGATTTTTTAAAAGAAATTGGTGGATACGAGGGCTAA